The DNA region ATGGGCAAATCATCTCCAAATTTATCTCTCCGGATTGCCCGGTTTAAAGCGAGAGCTGTTTTGTTTTTGTAGCATATAATGATTTTTGTACCTGTTTGTGCCTTATAGGTTTCCAAATAATGCTCATAAGTAGGATTGAAAACATCTCGTCCGTTTTCTCTCATATCAAAATCGTTAAAATAGCCAGAAGTCAGACACTGCCTGATTTTAGTGGCTGAATTCAAAATGCCATTGTTCGCATCCTGGCGTTTCACTTCCTTCATTTCTGCTTCTGACACAGGAACTTTGTATGTTTCTCTCAGATAATCAGGATCAAGCGCAGGTGAGAAATTCATTCCAATAGGTGGCAGCTGTGCAGGATCACCAACGAAAATGATTTTGCTTGTTGTGGAAGCCTCCTGAATTCTGCCATATATCATCAGGTCATTCAGCAAACAGCCGCTGCCAAAGCGAAAAAACTCGCCCTGGCTCAAAATATTGCTTACCATCGAAGCCTCATCCACTATCAGAACTGAATGATGAACCTCAGGATTGTTTCTGATATTGTATTGGTACAGAAAAGAAACATCATTTTCGTTTTAACCTTGTTTGATTTCAAATAACTTCTCAAAACTGTATATACCCTTGTGTATGGTAGTAGCCTCAAAACCAGTTTTTTGCTCAATTACTTTGGCTGCTCTGCCAGTTGGCGCCATCAGTTGAAATCTCATTTGTAACGACTTGAGATAGTTTACAAAGCCGCTTAGCAGAGTAGTTTTTCCTGAACCAGCATATCCCTTTAGGATAAAAATGCGCTCATCGCTTTTTAAAAAAGCCTGTAGTTTT from Bacteroidota bacterium includes:
- a CDS encoding AAA family ATPase codes for the protein MKIFQHFQHINLTNDQRNALEKLQAFLKSDERIFILKGYAGSGKTTLLSGFVNYLKSLQMRFQLMAPTGRAAKVIEQKTGFEATTIHKGIYSFEKLFEIKQG